A segment of the Aromatoleum aromaticum EbN1 genome:
TCTGCCCCATCGTCACTGCTTGCCGCGCGGCGAATCTACGCTCGCGCGCGCCCACGCGACGGCATCGGCCACATCCTGCTCCGTAAGGTCGAGCTCGGCGAGCTTGGCGCGCACCGCGTCGGCACGCTGAATGCGTACAGGCGTGAGGATGATCTGGCCATTGCGGGCTTCAACCTCGAAGTAAGGGCCGGCACCGACCGCCTCGGTCACGCTCTTCGGAAGGGTGAGCTGGTTCTTGGAAGTCATTTTGGCAAGCATCTCGGCAATCCCGTAAGTAAGGTTTCCTTACTCTATCGCTGTGCGTGAACCATTGCAATGCGCTTGACGGTGCCGATACGGCCCTGAGGTTGACCACGTGGGGTCGCGTCGATCGCCGTGTGCCCCATTCTGTGCGCGGCACCATTCTGGTAGCATCATGCAAATCCGTGGCAACTCAAACTGCTCCATGTGCCTCATTCGGCGATGTCGGCCATTCCCGATACGTGCTCACGCCGGTTTTCAGCTCGGCGGCAACCGCAACAAGAAGGTCACTCAAGTCGTTCGCCCTGAGCGCGCATTCCCAGATCACGAATACCCGCCAACCCGCTTGCTGCAGCAGAGCGATCTGCCTCCTGTCGCGCTCGACGTTGGCTTTGAATTTTTCGACCCATTTGTGGCCGTTGTCAGATGGGGTATAAGCCAGCCTGCAGGAGTCGTGCCGGTGCCAGAAGCAGCCGTGGACGAACAAGGCTGCTCGATACTTCGGAAAGACAAGATCGGGGCTGCCGGGCAGATCCCGACGATGCAGCCTGAAACGCACGCCCAGCTGATGCAAGCCCCGGCGAACCTGAAGCTCAGGCTTGGTATTCTTGCCTCGTATGGAGGCCATGATCTTCGAGCGCGTAGCGGGATCGACGATATCAGCCATTCCTGGTAACCTGGCTTGATGAAACAGAAAATCTCAGGGCAGGCCAAGCCAGCCAAAGCAATCATCAAAATCGT
Coding sequences within it:
- a CDS encoding AbrB/MazE/SpoVT family DNA-binding domain-containing protein translates to MTSKNQLTLPKSVTEAVGAGPYFEVEARNGQIILTPVRIQRADAVRAKLAELDLTEQDVADAVAWARASVDSPRGKQ
- a CDS encoding very short patch repair endonuclease — translated: MADIVDPATRSKIMASIRGKNTKPELQVRRGLHQLGVRFRLHRRDLPGSPDLVFPKYRAALFVHGCFWHRHDSCRLAYTPSDNGHKWVEKFKANVERDRRQIALLQQAGWRVFVIWECALRANDLSDLLVAVAAELKTGVSTYREWPTSPNEAHGAV